The Opitutus sp. ER46 genome contains a region encoding:
- a CDS encoding helix-turn-helix transcriptional regulator, with product MPKKSPSKTNETELKRLFGATIRRYRQRLDLSQEELAWRADMHRTYLADVERGARNLSLSSISRIVGGIGVSLSAFFTMLEHTEASPNEASGAGAKAKKPRR from the coding sequence GTGCCCAAAAAGTCCCCATCCAAAACCAACGAGACTGAGCTCAAGCGCCTCTTCGGAGCGACCATTCGCCGGTACCGCCAACGTCTGGACCTCTCACAGGAGGAACTGGCCTGGCGTGCCGACATGCATCGCACCTACTTGGCCGATGTTGAGCGCGGCGCTCGCAACCTGTCACTCTCCAGCATCTCGCGCATCGTAGGCGGTATCGGCGTTTCGCTGTCCGCCTTTTTCACGATGCTCGAGCACACCGAGGCCTCGCCGAACGAGGCAAGTGGTGCTGGCGCCAAGGCAAAGAAGCCGCGCCGCTGA
- a CDS encoding sigma-70 family RNA polymerase sigma factor: MSTPPVTSSDTALAPSARLPDPATPDLAAEAALIRAAAGGDSRSFGELVRTHQRRVYNFLHQMTRHRQDAEDLTQQTFIKAYHNLGRFDPQRPLINWLLTIARHSAINHFRDTKRWSEIPEDTAGGGLSPARAAEVSDRTANLWDRARAVLSAREFEIMWLRFGEELSTEETARVVGLTQTHVKVLVFRARRTLMKGEA; the protein is encoded by the coding sequence TTGTCCACGCCTCCCGTCACTTCCTCCGACACCGCGCTCGCGCCGTCCGCGCGCCTGCCGGATCCCGCGACACCCGACCTCGCGGCCGAAGCCGCCCTGATCCGCGCCGCCGCCGGCGGTGACTCGCGCAGCTTCGGCGAGCTCGTCCGTACCCACCAGCGCCGCGTCTACAACTTTCTCCACCAGATGACGCGGCACCGCCAGGACGCCGAAGACCTCACGCAGCAAACGTTCATCAAGGCCTACCACAACCTCGGCCGTTTCGATCCGCAGCGCCCCCTCATCAACTGGCTGCTCACGATCGCCCGCCACTCCGCCATCAACCACTTTCGGGACACCAAGCGATGGAGCGAAATTCCAGAGGACACCGCCGGCGGCGGCCTGTCGCCCGCCCGCGCCGCCGAGGTCAGCGACCGCACCGCCAACCTCTGGGATCGCGCCCGCGCCGTCCTCTCCGCCCGCGAATTCGAGATCATGTGGCTCCGCTTCGGCGAAGAGCTGTCGACCGAGGAAACCGCGCGCGTCGTCGGTTTGACCCAAACTCACGTCAAGGTACTGGTGTTCCGAGCGCGCCGAACGCTCATGAAAGGAGAAGCATGA
- a CDS encoding ABC transporter permease subunit — MSAPVSISPPATAPVPSLGRAFLGVCRLTVPRFFTPTHLLALVGALVLVGFIAYAMLGSNGGAHDYVGWLVQVYFTFLVPVVAFLTGGGVIRDEMKPGTVDYVLTRPVPRPAFVGFKYVAHVLGTQIQFLLALGVLFAVGTWRHAEGLTAALPLLLLAQVLVVFAFTAFGFLCGAIVGRFVVIGVIYGAIVEIGVGHIPTQINRLSMTQQVKSMLQPVIPTAEAANIASAASPLLTTAALLGFALVTLAAAATLFHLRELSRANES; from the coding sequence ATGAGCGCCCCTGTCTCCATCTCCCCCCCCGCGACTGCGCCCGTCCCGTCGTTGGGCCGCGCTTTTCTCGGCGTCTGCCGGCTCACCGTTCCGCGGTTCTTCACCCCAACGCACCTCCTCGCCCTCGTCGGCGCGCTGGTGCTGGTTGGCTTCATCGCCTACGCGATGCTGGGCTCCAACGGCGGCGCACACGACTACGTCGGCTGGCTCGTCCAGGTGTACTTCACGTTCCTCGTGCCCGTCGTGGCATTCCTCACCGGCGGCGGCGTTATCCGCGACGAGATGAAGCCGGGGACGGTCGACTACGTGCTCACCCGCCCGGTACCGCGCCCGGCCTTCGTCGGCTTCAAGTACGTGGCCCACGTCCTGGGTACCCAGATCCAGTTTCTGCTCGCGCTCGGCGTCCTGTTTGCCGTCGGCACCTGGCGCCACGCCGAAGGCCTCACCGCCGCCCTGCCGCTGCTGCTCCTCGCCCAGGTGCTCGTCGTCTTCGCCTTCACCGCCTTCGGCTTCCTCTGCGGCGCGATCGTCGGGCGCTTCGTTGTCATCGGCGTCATCTACGGCGCCATCGTCGAGATCGGCGTCGGCCACATCCCCACGCAGATCAACCGGCTCTCCATGACGCAACAGGTGAAGTCCATGCTCCAGCCGGTCATCCCGACCGCCGAAGCCGCCAACATCGCGAGCGCCGCCAGCCCCCTGCTTACGACCGCCGCCCTCCTCGGATTTGCGCTCGTGACCCTCGCCGCCGCCGCCACGCTCTTTCACCTGCGCGAACTCAGCCGCGCGAATGAATCCTGA
- a CDS encoding ABC transporter ATP-binding protein → MTTPSSVLSPAPAAPAIIEAENLSRFYGMVLGLNNVSFRIQPGLTGIVGPNGAGKTTLFRLLLGQIRPSSGSLRVFGAAPWNNPAVQSRIAYCPEGEHVPAGLRPLEWLTGLGMISGLSAAEADARARRALTRVKLGEEHWRKRVTAYSKGMKQRVKLAQCLLHDPGLVILDEPMNGLDPMGREDVAVILRQLALEGTSVLISSHILHDLEALCADFLLLRWGRIPRSLNEAASADARGRWPESTTFRCADPDQLARFLFAKELVRGCDIVAEKQTLHVRWRDPRQFYGDFHQLLLESGVAIYEVQATTTFLEKAIEPAAHP, encoded by the coding sequence GTGACCACTCCTTCGTCCGTGCTCTCCCCCGCTCCCGCCGCCCCCGCGATCATTGAGGCCGAGAACCTCAGCCGGTTCTACGGCATGGTCCTCGGGCTGAACAACGTCAGCTTCCGTATCCAGCCCGGCCTGACGGGCATCGTCGGGCCCAATGGCGCCGGCAAGACCACGCTGTTCCGCCTGCTCCTCGGCCAGATCCGCCCCAGCTCGGGCTCGCTCCGCGTCTTCGGCGCCGCGCCGTGGAACAACCCCGCCGTGCAGTCGCGCATCGCATACTGCCCCGAAGGCGAACACGTCCCCGCCGGCCTGCGCCCGCTCGAGTGGCTCACCGGGCTCGGCATGATCTCGGGCCTCTCCGCCGCCGAGGCCGACGCCCGCGCGCGCCGCGCCCTCACCCGCGTGAAGCTCGGCGAGGAACACTGGCGCAAGCGCGTCACTGCCTATTCGAAGGGCATGAAGCAGCGCGTGAAGCTCGCCCAGTGCCTGCTCCATGATCCCGGCCTCGTCATCCTCGATGAGCCCATGAACGGGCTCGACCCGATGGGCCGCGAGGACGTCGCCGTCATCCTGCGCCAGCTCGCCCTCGAGGGCACCAGCGTCCTCATCTCCAGCCATATTCTCCACGACCTTGAGGCGCTCTGCGCCGACTTCCTCCTGCTCCGCTGGGGTCGCATCCCGCGCTCGCTCAACGAGGCCGCCTCCGCCGACGCCCGCGGCCGCTGGCCGGAATCGACCACCTTCCGCTGCGCCGATCCCGACCAGCTCGCCCGCTTTCTCTTCGCCAAGGAGCTCGTCCGCGGCTGCGACATCGTCGCCGAGAAGCAGACCCTCCACGTCCGCTGGCGCGACCCGCGGCAGTTCTACGGCGACTTTCACCAACTGCTGCTCGAGAGCGGCGTCGCCATCTACGAGGTCCAGGCCACAACCACGTTTCTCGAGAAAGCCATCGAACCCGCCGCCCACCCATGA
- a CDS encoding ABC transporter ATP-binding protein produces MNALTSPPRTAPPHRIDPQRPIIEVQGLTKLFGAQRALADVNLSVPAGNIGLLGPNGAGKSTLIKCLLNLETPTSGTAKVLGVDIRASNRASRERVGYSPEQDCQIPGMAGCEYVTYCGQLSGMPFRVARQRTHEILDLVGMGQERYRPVDTYSTGMKQRIKLAQALVHDPDIVFLDEPTNGLDPSGREHILTLIGSLWRELGVSVIMSSHLLHDIERVCDRVIIIGHGRVLEHDTIAALKSRHRRIVEVAPASERDRFITALTAAGHQVTALSNGRLRLQSDSDSIEWLLDLMRQQGLPPAEIVANPDALHELFIAAISADHGRNP; encoded by the coding sequence TTGAACGCCCTTACCTCCCCTCCGCGCACCGCCCCGCCTCACCGTATCGATCCGCAACGCCCCATCATCGAGGTGCAGGGGCTCACCAAGCTTTTCGGCGCCCAGCGCGCGCTCGCCGACGTCAACCTCTCCGTGCCCGCCGGCAACATCGGCCTCCTCGGCCCCAATGGCGCCGGCAAGAGCACGCTCATCAAGTGTCTCCTGAATCTGGAGACGCCCACGTCCGGCACCGCCAAGGTCCTGGGCGTCGATATCCGCGCCAGCAATCGCGCCTCCCGCGAGCGCGTCGGCTACAGCCCGGAGCAGGATTGCCAGATCCCCGGCATGGCCGGCTGCGAGTACGTCACCTACTGTGGCCAGCTCTCCGGCATGCCCTTCCGCGTCGCCCGCCAGCGCACGCACGAGATTCTCGACCTCGTCGGCATGGGCCAGGAGCGCTACCGCCCGGTCGACACCTACTCCACGGGCATGAAGCAGCGCATCAAGCTCGCCCAGGCCCTGGTCCACGACCCCGACATCGTCTTCCTCGACGAGCCGACCAACGGCCTCGATCCGTCCGGCCGCGAACACATCCTCACGCTCATCGGCTCCCTGTGGCGCGAGCTCGGCGTCAGCGTCATCATGTCCTCCCACCTGCTCCACGACATCGAGCGGGTCTGCGACCGCGTCATCATCATCGGCCACGGGCGCGTCCTCGAACACGACACCATCGCCGCCCTCAAGAGTCGCCACCGGCGCATCGTCGAGGTCGCCCCCGCCAGCGAGCGCGACCGCTTCATCACCGCCCTCACCGCCGCCGGCCACCAGGTGACCGCCCTCTCCAACGGCCGCCTCCGCCTCCAGTCCGACTCCGACTCGATCGAGTGGCTGCTCGACCTCATGCGCCAGCAGGGCCTGCCGCCCGCCGAAATCGTCGCCAATCCCGACGCCCTCCACGAACTCTTCATCGCCGCCATCTCCGCCGACCATGGACGCAACCCTTGA
- a CDS encoding peptidylprolyl isomerase has product MHSRVLLAVVLGFSLLFTACAKSEKRGKLVAEPSVVAVIETDKGAIHINLLPTVAPKTVENFRLLSERGFYDGLTFHRIVKDFMIQGGDPLGTGFGGESAWGGTFADEIDRKSPLYRTGYKRGSVAMANTGPNTNACQFFIVQRDYPLPADYTIFGQVSRGMEVVDALMDTPTERGVDGRMTKPKTPLVIRKIRVESAPTPPPR; this is encoded by the coding sequence ATGCACTCCCGTGTTCTCCTCGCCGTGGTTCTCGGATTCAGCCTCCTGTTCACCGCGTGCGCCAAATCCGAAAAGCGCGGCAAGCTCGTGGCCGAGCCTTCGGTCGTCGCGGTCATCGAAACCGACAAAGGCGCGATCCACATCAACCTGCTCCCCACCGTCGCGCCCAAGACCGTGGAGAACTTCCGCCTGCTGTCCGAACGCGGCTTCTACGACGGGCTGACGTTCCACCGCATCGTGAAGGACTTCATGATCCAGGGCGGCGATCCGCTCGGCACCGGCTTCGGCGGCGAGAGCGCCTGGGGCGGCACGTTCGCCGACGAGATCGATCGCAAGTCTCCCCTCTACCGCACGGGCTACAAACGCGGCTCCGTCGCAATGGCCAACACCGGCCCCAACACCAACGCCTGCCAGTTCTTCATCGTGCAGCGGGATTACCCGCTGCCCGCCGACTACACCATCTTCGGCCAGGTCAGCCGCGGCATGGAAGTCGTCGACGCGCTGATGGACACGCCCACCGAGCGCGGCGTCGACGGTCGCATGACCAAACCCAAGACCCCTCTCGTCATCCGCAAGATCCGCGTCGAATCCGCCCCGACCCCGCCCCCTCGCTGA
- the thrS gene encoding threonine--tRNA ligase codes for MAMTPLEEIRHSCSHVLATAILRIFPDAKLDIGPPTDTGFYYDIDLDHKLTAEDLTKLEAEMKKVIDENQPFRRTEVSREEATEIIKRIGQERYKLGRLSDIPEGEKISFYQNGDFIDLCAGTHVRYTKQIKAFKLLSIAGAYHRGDEKNKQLQRIYGTAFASKDELANYLTQQEQAKLRDHRKLGRELKLFHIDEDVGQGLILWTPNGAIIRQELQTFISEELRKQGYSQVFTPHIGKLELYKTSGHFPYYKDSQFSPIFENDSLAKALGENCSCAEAFARLDAVSNNLREQVNNRTGREVITPDRVRPDEQLLNGFLLKPMNCPHHIKIFASQPHSYRDLPVRLAEFGTVYRWEQSGELNGMTRVRGFTQDDAHLFCTEEQVAQEVLGCLSLVKIVLSTLGMQDYRVRVGLRDPDSTKYTGNKENWDKAENACREAAKTLGVPFTEEPGEAAFYGPKIDFVVKDVIGREWQLGTVQVDYNLPIRFDLSYIGADNQPHRPVMIHRAPFGSMERFCGVLIEHFAGDFPVWLAPEQIRLVPISDKTMDYARGLLNRLRAEGLRATLDEHSDKLGAKIRRAEIDKVPYTIVIGQKEAEANSVSVRSRARGDEGVMTADAYVAKVKAEAQSRSLPEKKKA; via the coding sequence ATGGCTATGACTCCGCTTGAAGAAATTCGCCACTCGTGCTCCCACGTGCTGGCGACCGCGATTCTGCGCATCTTCCCCGATGCCAAGCTCGATATCGGCCCCCCGACGGACACCGGGTTCTATTACGATATCGATCTCGATCACAAACTCACCGCCGAGGACCTCACGAAGCTCGAGGCGGAGATGAAGAAGGTGATCGATGAGAACCAGCCGTTCCGCCGGACCGAGGTTTCGCGCGAGGAAGCAACGGAGATCATCAAGCGCATCGGCCAGGAGCGCTACAAGCTGGGCCGCCTGTCCGACATTCCGGAGGGCGAGAAGATCTCGTTCTACCAGAACGGCGACTTCATCGACCTCTGCGCCGGCACGCACGTCCGGTACACGAAGCAGATCAAGGCCTTCAAGCTGCTCTCCATTGCCGGCGCGTACCATCGCGGCGACGAGAAGAACAAGCAGCTCCAGCGCATCTACGGCACCGCCTTCGCCTCCAAGGACGAACTCGCCAACTACCTCACCCAGCAGGAACAGGCCAAGCTCCGCGACCACCGCAAACTCGGCCGCGAGCTGAAGCTCTTCCACATCGATGAGGACGTTGGCCAGGGCTTGATCCTCTGGACGCCCAACGGGGCCATCATCCGCCAGGAGCTGCAGACGTTCATCAGCGAGGAACTGCGCAAGCAGGGCTACTCGCAGGTGTTCACGCCGCACATCGGCAAGCTCGAGCTCTACAAGACCTCCGGCCACTTCCCGTACTACAAGGACTCTCAGTTCTCCCCGATCTTCGAGAACGACTCCCTGGCCAAGGCGCTGGGTGAAAACTGCTCCTGCGCCGAGGCGTTCGCCCGGCTCGACGCGGTCTCGAACAATCTCCGCGAACAGGTCAACAACCGCACCGGCCGCGAGGTGATCACCCCCGATCGCGTGCGGCCCGACGAGCAACTCCTCAACGGCTTCCTCCTGAAGCCGATGAACTGCCCGCACCACATCAAGATCTTCGCCTCGCAGCCGCACTCGTACCGCGACCTGCCGGTCCGCCTCGCGGAATTCGGCACCGTCTACCGGTGGGAGCAGAGCGGCGAGCTCAACGGCATGACGCGCGTCCGCGGCTTCACCCAGGACGACGCCCATCTGTTCTGCACCGAGGAACAGGTCGCCCAGGAGGTCCTCGGCTGCCTTTCCCTCGTGAAGATCGTGCTCAGCACGCTCGGCATGCAGGACTACCGCGTGCGCGTCGGCCTGCGGGATCCGGATTCCACGAAGTACACCGGCAACAAGGAGAACTGGGACAAAGCCGAAAACGCCTGCCGCGAGGCGGCGAAGACTCTCGGCGTGCCCTTCACTGAGGAGCCCGGCGAGGCCGCGTTCTACGGCCCGAAGATCGACTTCGTGGTCAAGGACGTCATCGGCCGCGAATGGCAGCTCGGCACCGTGCAGGTCGACTACAACCTGCCCATCCGGTTCGACCTGTCCTACATCGGCGCCGACAACCAGCCGCACCGCCCGGTCATGATCCACCGCGCGCCGTTCGGCTCCATGGAGCGCTTCTGCGGCGTGCTCATCGAGCACTTCGCCGGCGACTTCCCGGTCTGGCTCGCCCCCGAGCAGATTCGCCTGGTGCCGATCAGCGACAAGACGATGGACTACGCCCGCGGCCTCCTCAACCGGCTCCGCGCCGAAGGGCTCCGCGCCACGCTCGACGAGCACAGCGACAAGCTGGGCGCCAAGATCCGTCGCGCCGAGATCGACAAGGTCCCGTACACGATCGTCATCGGCCAGAAGGAGGCCGAGGCCAACAGCGTGTCCGTCCGCTCCCGCGCCCGCGGCGACGAGGGTGTGATGACCGCCGACGCCTACGTGGCCAAGGTCAAGGCCGAGGCCCAATCCCGTTCCCTGCCCGAAAAGAAAAAGGCATAA
- a CDS encoding arginase family protein, whose product MSLIDRRVRFLRFDAVYAEQPELQARYQHRSVDLRRLRGTSLYCSVDAFGVIRRALAEVPGGITLIGSGDHHYVALACISRLERPFTLVVFDRHTDSAEGVIPGLVSCGSWILHAVRALPNLQQVILLGVPEEAGARLPAALRGRVTAFPAKAMPTADQLLALVPTGDVYLSIDKDAFDRTVAVTNWDQGSLTLDGVRPLLRALVRERVIRGVDICGELAASPVELLRADVHEAIRRNERTNEALLDLLLDTARN is encoded by the coding sequence ATGAGCCTGATCGATCGCCGGGTGAGGTTTCTCCGTTTTGACGCGGTGTACGCGGAGCAGCCGGAGCTGCAGGCGCGGTACCAGCATCGCTCGGTCGATCTCCGGCGGTTGCGCGGGACGAGCCTGTACTGCTCGGTGGATGCGTTTGGTGTGATCCGTCGGGCGTTGGCGGAGGTGCCAGGTGGCATCACGCTGATCGGTTCTGGTGACCATCACTACGTGGCGCTGGCCTGCATATCGCGGTTGGAGAGGCCCTTCACGCTGGTGGTTTTCGACCGCCATACGGACAGTGCGGAAGGTGTGATCCCGGGACTGGTTTCCTGCGGCTCGTGGATCCTGCATGCGGTGCGCGCGCTCCCGAATCTACAGCAGGTGATCTTGCTTGGCGTGCCGGAGGAGGCGGGGGCGCGCCTGCCGGCGGCGCTTCGCGGACGCGTGACAGCGTTTCCGGCCAAGGCGATGCCGACGGCGGATCAACTGCTGGCGTTGGTGCCAACGGGTGACGTCTATCTCAGCATCGACAAGGACGCGTTTGACCGAACGGTCGCGGTGACGAACTGGGACCAGGGCAGCCTGACGCTGGACGGGGTACGGCCGCTGCTGCGAGCACTGGTGCGGGAGCGCGTGATTCGCGGCGTGGATATTTGCGGCGAATTGGCGGCCAGCCCGGTCGAGCTGCTGAGGGCGGACGTGCACGAAGCCATCCGCCGCAACGAGCGGACGAACGAGGCGCTGCTCGACCTGCTGCTCGATACGGCGCGGAACTAG
- the cysS gene encoding cysteine--tRNA ligase: protein MPIRLFESQSREVRPLQPSHADGVFRFYNCGPTVYAPAHIGNFRTFVVNDVIRRLLELEFGADKVKHVRNLTDVDDKTIKRARDEKRPLAEITQRLTAKFHADCAALNCLPPHVEPTATGHIAEQVNMIDVLLQKGNAYRAADGSVYFKVSSFPGYGRLSRVKERELQLGSALAGKSQAADADEKEDGSDFALWKAWKPDDGDVKWDGPAGAAAGRPGWHIECSAMSKKHLGETIDLHTGGVDLLFPHHENEIAQSECCNGVTFSRHWYHSEHLLVDGKKMSKSLGNLYTLDDLVAKGVSPMALRYALLAGHPRKQLNFTLDSLHAAEKALATLRAYRATLPASGGDPATFAPFFAAMEDDLNTPAALGALFTVVNRGPAGVDAASFDRALFALGLNLAAPTTPKTEAPAEVKAIAERRWAAKQAKDFATADALRKEIAATGWTMLDRKDGYSLEKAKG, encoded by the coding sequence ATGCCCATCCGACTCTTCGAATCCCAGTCCCGCGAGGTCCGCCCGCTCCAGCCGTCGCACGCCGACGGCGTCTTCCGTTTCTACAACTGCGGCCCCACGGTCTACGCTCCGGCCCACATCGGCAATTTTCGCACCTTCGTTGTGAACGACGTGATCCGCCGGCTCCTCGAACTCGAGTTTGGCGCCGACAAGGTGAAGCACGTCCGCAACCTCACCGACGTCGACGACAAGACCATCAAGCGGGCCCGCGACGAAAAACGCCCGCTCGCCGAGATCACCCAGCGGCTCACCGCCAAGTTCCACGCCGACTGCGCCGCGCTCAACTGCCTGCCCCCACACGTCGAGCCCACCGCCACCGGCCACATCGCCGAACAGGTCAACATGATCGACGTCCTCCTGCAGAAGGGGAACGCCTACCGCGCCGCCGATGGCTCCGTCTATTTCAAGGTCTCCTCCTTCCCCGGCTACGGCCGGCTGTCCCGCGTCAAGGAGCGCGAGCTCCAGCTCGGCAGCGCCCTCGCTGGCAAGTCCCAGGCGGCGGACGCCGATGAAAAGGAGGACGGCAGCGACTTCGCCCTTTGGAAGGCCTGGAAGCCGGACGACGGCGACGTGAAGTGGGACGGTCCCGCCGGCGCCGCCGCCGGTCGCCCCGGCTGGCACATCGAGTGCAGCGCGATGAGCAAGAAGCACCTCGGCGAGACCATCGACCTGCACACGGGCGGTGTCGACCTGCTGTTCCCACACCACGAGAACGAGATCGCCCAGAGCGAGTGCTGCAACGGCGTGACGTTCTCCCGGCACTGGTATCACAGCGAGCACCTGCTCGTGGACGGGAAGAAGATGAGCAAGTCCCTCGGCAACCTCTACACCCTCGACGACCTCGTCGCGAAGGGCGTGTCGCCGATGGCGCTGCGCTACGCCCTGCTCGCCGGCCATCCGCGCAAGCAGCTCAACTTCACGCTCGATTCGCTCCACGCCGCCGAGAAGGCCCTTGCCACCCTCCGCGCCTACCGCGCCACGCTGCCGGCGAGCGGCGGCGATCCCGCAACCTTCGCGCCGTTCTTCGCCGCCATGGAGGACGACCTGAACACGCCGGCCGCGCTCGGCGCCCTCTTCACCGTCGTCAACCGCGGCCCGGCCGGCGTCGACGCCGCCTCCTTCGATCGCGCGCTCTTCGCGCTCGGGCTCAACCTCGCCGCGCCCACCACGCCCAAGACCGAGGCGCCCGCCGAGGTAAAAGCCATCGCCGAACGCCGCTGGGCCGCCAAACAGGCCAAGGACTTCGCCACCGCCGACGCGCTCCGCAAGGAGATCGCCGCCACCGGTTGGACGATGCTCGATCGCAAGGACGGCTACTCGCTCGAAAAGGCCAAGGGCTGA
- a CDS encoding GNAT family N-acetyltransferase gives MNFQPLDAERLRTTQQVAAELFPWEREHQVALAAALSPTEHAGFFGSHRLASVRCWTAHIGHGPVCGLATLYGYQAQPDELWLAWFGLLPDSRGFGRGAKMLDWIISTMRAEGRHTLRLWTTDEQEYAKATQLYLRRGFTPEEYPAHPDEDWKTLVFSLGLDGHSPIPWSAVLDRGELCGRELPTAAAAAA, from the coding sequence ATGAACTTCCAGCCACTCGATGCTGAGCGCCTGCGTACCACGCAGCAGGTCGCCGCTGAGTTGTTTCCTTGGGAGCGCGAACACCAAGTCGCGCTGGCCGCCGCGCTCTCCCCGACGGAGCACGCCGGCTTCTTCGGCTCCCATCGTTTGGCTTCCGTTCGCTGCTGGACCGCGCACATCGGCCACGGGCCTGTTTGCGGTCTCGCGACTCTCTACGGCTATCAGGCTCAGCCCGACGAGCTCTGGCTCGCGTGGTTCGGACTCTTGCCTGATTCCCGGGGCTTCGGACGCGGCGCCAAGATGCTGGACTGGATCATCTCCACAATGCGCGCCGAGGGCCGTCACACGCTCCGGCTTTGGACGACCGACGAGCAGGAGTACGCCAAAGCCACCCAGCTCTACCTCCGCCGTGGATTCACTCCCGAGGAATACCCGGCCCACCCGGATGAAGACTGGAAGACGCTGGTCTTTTCGCTCGGTCTGGACGGACACAGCCCAATCCCGTGGTCGGCCGTTCTCGATCGGGGCGAACTCTGTGGCCGCGAGCTTCCGACTGCGGCCGCTGCCGCCGCGTAA
- a CDS encoding ketose-bisphosphate aldolase — MIVTTAQLFKHAYGKYAVGAYNINNAEQAMGLFKGCIQSKAPFIIQISKGARKYTDKKMLEAIIRAANDIFPEAIFAVHLDHGDEETCYDCINSGFYSSVMIDASHETYEKNIEISKRVVEAAHKKGISVEAELGQLGGVEEDIKVEDGHATLTNPDEAKDFVTRTGCDSLACAIGTSHGAYKFKGKQSLHFDVLKKIQHIMPGYPLVMHGSSSVPQDEVARINAAGGKLGSAVGVDVNEYLPAAKLGVTKINIDTDGRLVWTRVHREFFRDKPQEFDFRPPGKIFIEEYAKFIASRNHLLGSEGQLEDLRKNLGK, encoded by the coding sequence ATGATCGTAACCACTGCGCAGCTGTTCAAACACGCTTACGGCAAGTACGCTGTGGGCGCATACAACATCAATAACGCGGAGCAGGCCATGGGCCTGTTCAAGGGCTGCATCCAGTCCAAGGCCCCGTTCATCATCCAGATTTCCAAGGGCGCGCGGAAGTACACCGACAAGAAGATGCTCGAGGCCATCATTCGCGCCGCGAATGACATTTTCCCCGAGGCGATCTTCGCCGTTCACCTGGATCACGGTGACGAGGAAACCTGCTACGACTGCATCAACTCGGGCTTCTACAGCTCGGTGATGATCGATGCCTCGCACGAGACCTACGAGAAGAACATCGAGATCTCGAAGCGCGTCGTCGAAGCAGCCCACAAGAAGGGCATTTCGGTCGAAGCCGAACTCGGCCAGCTCGGCGGCGTCGAGGAAGACATCAAGGTCGAGGACGGCCATGCCACTCTCACCAATCCGGACGAGGCCAAGGATTTCGTCACCCGCACGGGTTGCGACTCCCTCGCCTGCGCGATCGGCACCAGCCACGGCGCCTACAAGTTCAAGGGCAAGCAGTCCCTCCACTTCGACGTGCTGAAGAAGATCCAGCACATCATGCCGGGCTACCCGCTCGTCATGCACGGCTCGTCCTCGGTGCCGCAGGATGAGGTCGCCCGCATCAACGCCGCCGGTGGCAAGCTCGGCAGCGCGGTCGGCGTCGACGTCAACGAGTACCTCCCGGCCGCCAAGCTGGGCGTCACCAAGATCAACATCGATACCGACGGCCGCCTGGTCTGGACCCGCGTTCACCGCGAGTTCTTCCGCGACAAGCCGCAGGAGTTCGATTTCCGCCCGCCGGGCAAGATCTTCATCGAGGAATACGCGAAGTTCATCGCGAGCCGGAATCACCTCCTCGGCAGCGAGGGCCAGCTCGAAGACCTCCGCAAGAACCTCGGCAAGTAA